The Roseimicrobium gellanilyticum DNA segment GGATGTCCCCCCGGGCTTCCACTCGCAGGGTGAAGCGTCGCCAGGAGCCATCGACGCGCTCCTCGGTGATTTTGCGGATGCCGGTGACCGAGGCAAAGGTTTCCTCGGGCGTGCCCTCCGCCTGAATCTCCACCTGTACATCTCGCGCCACGCGCAGGCGGCGCACGAGGTTCTTCGGTGTATCGTCCGCGCGCAGCTTCCCCTTGTGCAGGAGGAGTACGCGGTCACAGGTGAGCTCCACCTCACTGAGGATATGGGTGGAGAGAAGGATGGTCTGCTGGGCGCGGTACGCGTGCAAAAGATCGCGAATGTGGCGGATCTGATTTGGGTCCAGGCCGTTCGTCGGTTCGTCGAGAATCAGCACAGGCGGACGGGAGATGATGGCGTCCGCGAGAGCCACGCGCTGGCGGAAACCTTTGCTCAGCGTGCCAATGATCTTGCGCCGTACCTCAGTGAGCACGCAGGCCTCCATGACCTCGCCCATGCGCTTGCGCAGATCCTTGCCATGCAGGCCTTTCAGCTGGCCGCGGAATTGCAGGTACTCCTTCACCCTCATGTCCAGATAGAGGGGGGCGTTCTCCGGCATGTAGCCCAGACTCTGGCGGGCTTTTACAGACTGGTGGAAGACGTCGAAGCCGTTCACCTTGGCCGTGCCCGAGGTCGCCGGAAGGAAACCTGCCAGGATGCGCATGGTCGTGCTCTTGCCCGCGCCATTTGGCCCCAGGAAACCGACCACTTCACCAGGCTTCACGGAAAAGGTAAGCCCGTCCACCGCGGTGCGGCCGACATAGGTTTTGGTCAGGTTTTCGACTTCGATCATGTGGGGAAGTGAATCAAAGCGCAGCCAGCGGGGGATGACAAGGCTGGATGCGATCCGCGCGGAAAGGGGGCTTTCCAGTTGACGGGCCGGACTTTACCCGCATGTGGAACTTTTTCGCCGTATGACCGACCTGCCAGTCACTTACGCTGACGTGCTTGATGCCCTGCCTCGTGTGCACGGGGTGCTGGGCCCCACGCTGCTGAGGAACTGGCCGGGACTCTCCGCGCTGCTGGGCTGCGAGTTTCATCTGAAGCACGAAAATCATCAGCCGGTTGGGGCTTTCAAGGTGCGGGGAGGCATCAACCTGGTGGGTACGCTCAGCGCGGAAGAGCGGGCTGCGGGCATCTTGGGCGTGTCCACGGGAAATCATGGCCAGTCCCTCGCCTTTGCGGCGCAGCACTTTGGCGTGAAATGCACCATCGTG contains these protein-coding regions:
- a CDS encoding ABC transporter ATP-binding protein, translated to MIEVENLTKTYVGRTAVDGLTFSVKPGEVVGFLGPNGAGKSTTMRILAGFLPATSGTAKVNGFDVFHQSVKARQSLGYMPENAPLYLDMRVKEYLQFRGQLKGLHGKDLRKRMGEVMEACVLTEVRRKIIGTLSKGFRQRVALADAIISRPPVLILDEPTNGLDPNQIRHIRDLLHAYRAQQTILLSTHILSEVELTCDRVLLLHKGKLRADDTPKNLVRRLRVARDVQVEIQAEGTPEETFASVTGIRKITEERVDGSWRRFTLRVEARGDIREALSDLALKKQWPIRELHLEQPRLEDVFVEMTSGD